The following DNA comes from Hordeum vulgare subsp. vulgare chromosome 3H, MorexV3_pseudomolecules_assembly, whole genome shotgun sequence.
gtaacatgtgatgagctacccattactttggtcacacaacctattttggaggactatgttcatgatttgaCTTTGCCATGTGAACAACTAAGTACAATATCAACAATGTTGAGTGAACCGATTGAATTAACTGTTGATGAAAAAGAACCATGTGAATCggagaataaatcaaatttgcatcaaatatttttgaaaataatttcccaatgtttaatcattttgatatgacctctaatcttggtgatgattctatgtcaaatgacttgttgcatgtttgtttatttaagcatgttgtagcatgtaaatttgCAGCAATGGAAGTGTATTCACCAATGTTAGGATGGTTTAATGATGAACATTGTcaatcttttgatatgaataaggacTTCACCCATATGTGCAAgctgagttgcaatattttcattctttctacttcttgtgataatattttggctttatatttcataacaaatgaaagttactcatgtatacatgtgtcatatgtgtAAATACTAAGAGAAGTGAAAATGGataacatatacatatacaacatgtacaccttgtctcttttgttagccaAATTTCAGATTAAGCAGCGCCGAGGACGACTTTATTTTTagaaaggggaggatgatgaggacatggctacctttgatattatcacaatcattgcatatgtgtattcatttgaggtgatttctgataaaagtcatgcaataatttatttatgttatccgaaaCAAAAATACtccacctgtttttattttatgcctaaatgcggaatggtcgaacacttgtatgaaccacgtgtgatgacaagggaagaggaaatggttgggtgctattcaagaggtcctctcatgtcaaaggaaataattagttgttgttcaagaagttttctcatgtcacttttagcccaagagaagatagagtccaagtttttcatgttctggactcagattcagACTGCACATACATACATGTATCAAAACACCTTCAACTTTttcatccggactccgaattgCGTGATTCTTTTGGGCTGCAAAGTAGGTTTTATGTGCTTTCCaacccaattggaatcaccttcaaattcgtctaGAGCGTGaagatatcgaccaaacaatatgacgttgcaccagaatccgagtcaaacaacaaatccaaaggtgttgcatcacctccacttgggctcataggccttgtacgacctagcgttagttttaggctgccttgcggcgtcctcccacctccttgtccgccaccccttgctcatatataagtagatcaacctagtagctttttgcttgggatttgtttagttaaaagttagacattgcaacttcgtgtacttcgtttgtgtccaacgaccagactaagaccgctttcggatccccacccttataattacttcatctatattcgcaatattcagattgcaatatcatattcttgcttgttcttcgattgcttgcaggaatagaccttcgtggtcaggttgatcgtgctccggcgtggtcaataacctcttggagattggtttaacGATTGCTAAGGCTcaacgtcgtgcacgtttgtagtcggatcgttaaagtcgtctccaccaaatcgatagtcaCCATCTCACCAAAAGATCGGGACACCCTCCCTGCTATCAAGTGCTCTATCAAAACTCTTTATACAATAGGGTAAATATGAAAAGGTTACATAACTATATATATATGTACTCTAACAGGGTTGTCTTTCACTAATCAAGTTCTAATGTTCCCTTGTTTCATTCGGAAGAAGCCCTCGTTaattagttacttggatatgtaaggagGAACATGCACTTGGATATGTAAGGAGGAACATGCACGTTTCAAGGTGGAGTTGTCTTTCACTAATCAGATTCTTTTCCCATGGGATCATAAATTGGACGTATTTTGTTCTTATCTGTAAAATTGATGGTTAATCAATGCCACTTTGACCGAATTTGGATtgctttattttggtgggctgtaAATTTTACgactttttcttgttgttcacaCCGTTAGAAGGCTCTTTTGCAAGTAAAGGGTTATATGAGGTGTGGGATTTTAGTCCTGAACCTATATAGTTGTTAGGAAGGCACGATCAGAACCATCAAGTTTTGCAGGAACAGACCAGGAAACTGAAGACTAACCCAATTTTCAAGTGATGACCTGATATCAATTTCACTTCACTCGTCGTAAATTTACATGCATAGTTAGCCCAATCCCTTTCTTCTTAAGTACGTTGCCATAGTTGGCACGGTTATGACTACATAACTATATTCTCAGCTCAAACGTACATCTCATGAGCACAGAGTAATCAAGCAAAGAAACGAACAAAAACAGACAACTGCATCCACAAGAATGCAGTACCGCAAGCAAGTAGCGAAGAATATAAGAGAACAAGGCTGAAGAAAGCTTCTAATGCCATGCCCTGGTGGATCTGAGATATAAGAAGATCACCCCCTTCGAGCTGACAACAATCATGAGTATGTGACCGAATACAAGTTAAGCATTGTCCACAGTCGGTGCCTGTCAAGGAAGGGCAAAATTTAAGGACTAGTAAATTTCATCATGCTTTACCCGGTTAGGAATTAAGTacacaaaaaaggaaaacaagtAGTAGCCTTGTTGTGCTCTAGTTAAAATGCACCAATCAAAAGAATCATCGGACTATGATTTCACCTAAAACAATTAGTAAGCCTTTTATTTATGTACTGATTTAACATTTCAAACAGATGGAATTTTTTTTGCTGGTGAAGGTGAGGACACAACATAACTTTTCAACAAGTGTTGTCATATGTGACGAACCCAATGCAGGCAAACAAGCAGTAATCTCAGACGTCTTAGGCCCAGCATCTAGGAAATTATCATATAGGCCACTACCAGATTTCAGATATTTTCCTGCCAATCTGACAAGCATATAGAGATTTGTCCAAATAAAATAGCAAATGGGACAATGATTCTCAAGATCTTCAGATTAACTAGTAAATGCATACGTgcaatgcatgttaacattaggaagGAAATTAATTGCATGCTGATATTAGGTAGGTTATCAATTATGCGTTGATGGCCAAGATTAACTGGATCTGCCCTTTTGGGTCTTTTTATATTGGTATATAGATATAGATAGAATGTATTTTCATGAATTGTAGTTTAAACAAGAACAACTCACTGATGATATATTTGTCGCTTGTCCAATATATTTGGCCACGAAAGGGAAATCAACTGAAGCTTGACTATTTACCTTGTTTGAAATTGGTTTTCTTGAATGTGGTGCTCCTGTTTCTTTTGGCTTCAAGATCTGGAAAGAACACATTAAGCTTTCATCTATGCTCAACAAAGCACCCGCATTATCAAATTCTCCACAGTAGTTGGGAGCTGAAAAGATGGTAACTAATCTCCTTTCTGCAAAGAACTCATAGCCATCCTCTACCACCTGAGTGCATTCATGTTCAGTTATATAAATGTCATGATGAATAAGATAAAAGTAAGGTAGAGCAATTTCAGCCTACCTGGTGAGCTCGGCAAATGAGGTCAAGATCATTcttctccaaaaattctacaaGCTTATCCGCACCGAAAGTACAAGCAACACCTCTGTCACTCTCCCCCCACCCTTGTGTGTCAGAACTAGGATCAGACCAAAGCAAATCACATAGAAGACCATAGTCAGGAATTTCAACAGGCCTCTCGATATCCTTAATTTGATCTAAGCAATTCAATTCAGGTGAGAGGCCACCATGCATACAGAATATCTTATCATCAATAAGCGCTGCCATAGGCAAGCAGTTAAAGCAATCACAGAATATCTTCCACAGACGAACATTGAATCTCCTCTTGCATTCATCATAGAAACCATAAACTCTGTTAATTTTTGCATCTTCGTGGTTTCCTCTCAACAGGAAAACCTTATCAGGGTACTTGACTTTATACGCCAGAAGCAGACATATGGTTTCCAAGCTTTGTTTGCCTCTATCCACATAGTCTCCAAGGAAAAGATAAGTCGAAGTTGGAGGATAGCCACCCAAATCGAACAGCCTCAGAAGATCAACAAACTGACCATGGATATCACCTACATGGCAAAAAGGAAAAACGTTCTATAATGACAGATTCCGAAACGTACCAAAAGGATGAAATATGATCCCAGGTGACAGGTCCAAATATGGAGAGATGGCCAAGGACGACGAAAATATGTATAAGAGATTTAATAATGAATTCAACCAAATGGGTGCACCGAGTCTACTGTACTTCCTAAAGATGGAAAAGGAGTTCGTGCATAGTTTTACGACAGTCCTTATTCTGAGAATGTGAGATAACCAACCTTATTTTCATAAAAGTATCAAAAGACTAGGGCTCTGTTGGGCATCACTCCCTTTCAGGATGAAAAGAAGAACAGAATAAACATATGAATAACCTATtattttggtactaaaatacaATTTTGATACCAAGTAAGCATTtagtcttacagaaaaaaattgcAAAGAATTTTTTTATTACTAACTACATCGAAACAAAATGATCATCGTGTCAGTAACTTTAAGAATGCAAATTCTTGAAACAGTTGTGTTACACATAACAAACACAGCCATCAAATAGCAAATTTGTAATTGTCATGACATAGGGTAGCACACACAAATGAAGTGTCATGAGGTATATGCATTTGAAGAACTTATAGTTGTGCAGAGTTTGATACCCATAATATACTATGAGTGTTCATTAGCCCCATGGGCAATTAACTAGTGTATCTCCAAATAGGGCAATATGAAGCACGGAAGAATCGAAACTAATTTTGTACCCAATCTGCAAGTTGAGCCATCACTAAAGCATACATAATCAGGAAATGCCAAACTGGAAAGCCCGCTCCACCAGCTGGAAGTTGCTCACAGCCGCCTCGCCAAAGCTGATGAGCCCCtcgcggtgacgtcccgaccggcACGAGGGCTTTTGCGCTTACTGGCctgttcggaccggctgtgtccGGGACGGCACTCAGCTTCGCCCACTCCACCTGGATCTGGCGCATCGTCCTGATCGCGTGGCCGGCCCCGCCGCCGGTCAACCTCAAGGCGGTCGGGCCGGATGGGGCGGTGTTGGCGCGCGCCGTGGATATGACGATGGTGGTGGCGTCCGCTTCCGGGACCCTCGACTCCGGCGGGTGTGGCGCCTCCTCCGTCGCGTCGACCACGGAGTCCGAACCAGACGTCGCGCTTCCTCCAGGAGCTAACTCCTTCTCGGCGGTCGGCGCCGCATCACCCTCGATTGGTCTGACGGCGGCCGGGTCGggggcctcctcctccctcaGCTCAACATTTGTCTCGTGGGCCGGCTTCCCGGGAGCTACCTCCTTCTCCGCGCTCGTGTTGGTGCTTGGCGCGACCCTCGTGGAGGGGCGACTCGTCGACTCGGCTGCCTTCTATCTCCGGCGGCGTCGTGGCACTTGTTGCGCTCTTGGCCGCCACCTCCACCTGCGCGGCGGCCCGCTCTTTCTCTAGCAGCACTGTGGCGGAGCGCTCCACGGCAAGTCTAGCCGCCGCATCCCCGGGCCCGGCCGTGGCAGCGGCCGTTGATAGCTGGATGGCGGAGCTGTGGAATGAGGCGACATGGATCAAAGTTCGAAAAGGGGAAGAACCAAGAAAACCTAAACCAACACGGAAGTGGCAACTTACCCGGAGGACTTGGGAATCTGGCGTCCGCTTCGAGCCGGCGGTCGGGCGCCCAGCGAGATGGCAGCGGACCACGCCTTTTTCGTGGCCGGCTGCACCTCAACCTGCCGCTTTTCAGGCCAGCATACGTCAGTCGCCTAGTGCCGGGCCGGCTGCCTCCCGGCCGAAATCTCCCGACCCCTCCTCGTTGTCGTCTTCTGGGCGGCGACGCTGCGGCAGGCGGAGCGTCTAGTATTTggacatcgtcatcgtcgtcatctggcCAGTCTCTAAGCATAACTTCGAGGCGAGACTCACTGGCTGTCCTGGACCCACTGGCACCGGTGTCGGCCGGCCCCACCTCCGGCCCACTGTCCCAGTCAGAGTCGGTCGCATCGTCGCCTCTCCTGAGCTCGAGGTCCTCCTCGTTCGACTCGGCGCGATGCACCTCCAAGATATTGGGGTGCGGTCGTCTGGCATCATTTGCCGCACAAACCGCTGCGGCCGGAGCCGGCACGGCACATGAGAACAAAACCAAGAGAAAAGCAAACGGAAGATAAGTGCCGACAAAGACTTACCACTATTAGAGTTAAACACGGCTTAGGATTTTCAAGTTTTAGTCCGAGACGGACTAGTACAGGAAACCGACTAGGTTAGCTATAGgactagttagctcctatatataCCTATGTAACCCAGGTTGTAAAtcaccaagaaaaagaaaagctATACACAGGACCGACACGGCCCTGTTCGCCATCACCTCGACTTGTCGTGTTCTGTCGAAATTGAATTAGCGCCGGCGAGATGGTCGCTAGCTTAGCTGAGTAAGCTAGCTACTCGTGTCCAGCAAGAATCGATCCATCCAGCTGCCTGGTTGTGTGCTAGCTTAGCACATAGACATACGTGTGATCTGATCTGGCGTTttgaagccaacaattggtatctagagcctcgacgatctacgatgacaGACAGCGACGCTgaatcggtcaagtccggcagcggcggtgccaaggggaacaagaacggcgacaaggtgaagaa
Coding sequences within:
- the LOC123443630 gene encoding serine/threonine-protein phosphatase PP1-like gives rise to the protein MMMTRASMGEMDGAALDEVVRRLVEGGRGGRQVQLSEAEIRQLCVEAKRVLLSQPNLLRIPAPVKICGDIHGQFVDLLRLFDLGGYPPTSTYLFLGDYVDRGKQSLETICLLLAYKVKYPDKVFLLRGNHEDAKINRVYGFYDECKRRFNVRLWKIFCDCFNCLPMAALIDDKIFCMHGGLSPELNCLDQIKDIERPVEIPDYGLLCDLLWSDPSSDTQGWGESDRGVACTFGADKLVEFLEKNDLDLICRAHQVVEDGYEFFAERRLVTIFSAPNYCGEFDNAGALLSIDESLMCSFQILKPKETGAPHSRKPISNKAPTVDNA